Part of the Benincasa hispida cultivar B227 chromosome 11, ASM972705v1, whole genome shotgun sequence genome, TCCAACGCCTCATATTTCCTGTTGCATCTCTTCCTCTTTTATCCCCTTTACCTGAACATGGCGGAGCGCGGCGGATTTGGACGAGGCTTCGGCGGCAGAGGCCGTGGCGGAGGTGACCGCGGACGTGGAGGTCGCCGCCGTGCCGGTCGACGCGACGAAGAAGAGAAATGGGTTCCAGTCACTAAGCTAGGCCGTCTCGTGAAAGAGGGAAAGATCCAGTCCTTGGAGCAGATCTATCTCCATTCTCTCCCCATTAAGGAGCATCAGATCGTTGATACCCTTATTGGCCCTAGCCTCAAGGACGAGGTTATGAAGATTATGCCAGTCCAGAAGCAGACCCGTGCCGGACAAAGGACCCGTTTCAAGGCGTTCGTCGTCGTCGGCGATGGTAATGGCCATGTGGGTTTGGGAGTTAAGTGTAGCAAAGAAGTTGCTACAGCGATTCGTGGTTCGATTATTTTGGCTAAGTTGTCTGTGATCCCTGTGAGAAGAGGGTATTGGGGTAACAAGATTGGTAAGCCACATACAGTGCCGTGTAAAGTTACTGGAAAATGTGGATCCGTTACCGTCCGGATGGTTCCGGCGCCGCGAGGAGCTGGTATTGTGGCGGCTAGAGTGCCCAAAAAGGTCTTGCAGTTTGCTGGGATTGAGGACGTGTTTACATCTTCTAGGGGATCAACTAAAACTCTTGGAAACTTCGTTAAGGTTTGACCTAACTTGAATGGTTACTCTATTCCATTTAGTTAAGATTTTGGCTTTGTTCTACGGGTaatatattgattttgatttttggtgTGCTTTACCATTATGAATAGTAACAATTAGTTGTTCAATTGCTGTATCTGTCCTAGCCCGTTCGTTTGGAAAGCTTGATCAGGATGGAAATGAGCCTTAGGAAATGTAGTTTAAAGTATTGGATTTGTTTTCAGTTCagataatcaaatttaatcCTGTTACATCCTTGAGTATTTTTCACCAACTTCAAAGCATGCTAATTAGAGGAGTTGGCTAAGTTTTGATGTAGCGTGTGCTGTTTTCTACCTTCAAAGTTGTCCACCAGTACTGAAATGTTTCTATTGACTTGCATTATTATGTTATGTTGCATTCATtgttacattgtctaagaacTTACATTTTTTTGTCCTTCATGAAGATGAACTGTGAAATTCACTCtctgctatatatatatatatacacacacacatacatatatatatacacacacatacatacatattatAGTGGCATGATTTTGTGTGATATTATCATAAATTTAAGTACTAGTTTAACAAGGACTAAGTGAATTTTTGAAAGTTGAGAgatcaaaacaaaatttagaagaagaaaatagttAGGGGCTATATTATTTTTGGCTGAATTGCAAATTTGGTCCTTATGTTTTGGAGACAGTTAGAATTTAGTCCGtatgtttttaaaagtttgtgAATTTAGTCCTTTTGGTTTGATAGAACCTTATAAGTAATCCTTATGGTttgatgaaatatttctaaatagtcctaatccatattttatcaaatcatatggactaaattctacttttttttttccagcctCAAGGACcgaatttgtaatttaaccttaattttaAGAAGTTTAGGGGGACTATTTTATCCTTAAGAATTTgatgataaatttcattttagatGGGATGTTTGACTTGAATTTCAGGATCGGTCGTTTTGGACTTTTTATACAGTAATCTTGTTTGGCTGTATGTAGTTGCTGTTCATTTATCTACTATCACACAATGTTGTATCATTGTTGGTTGCTCATGACAGTGAAATCCTATTTCCATTTAGAAAGTGCTCCTTGGTTTTTGGTCTCAATTCATATTGATTTGTAGCTATTTTCTTGTTGGTAATAGGATCTGTATTGCTTATGAGTCGTATTTTGTGGGTCTtatttcttccccttttttGCCATTTCAGGCAACATTTGACTGCCTACTGAAAACGTACGGCTTCTTAACACCTGAATTTTGGAGGGAGACACGCTTCACTAAATCCCCATTCCAAGAGCACACAGATTTATTGGCCAAACCCACTGTCAAGGCATTGTTGTTGGAAGATCCTGACAGGGTTACTGCTTGAACTTAGTTTAtacatctttcttttcttctttcaattATGGGGATATGTTAACCTTTCTTATATGAGAAAGGTTCCATATTATTTTCTTCCCGTGTTGAGCTATGTTACTTCGAAGGGTACTTTTGCCTTTTGCCTTTTGCCTTttcacaaattttgaattttgactgTAATTTAGTCACCACCTTTTGATGCTGTTTagaatttttttactattttgttttttcttatgGTCCCCTcataaatttctttttgttGCGCATATGCTTTTGTGGGTTTTTGGTTGCAGTTAAGATTACATAAATGATGTAGTTAAATTAGGAAGGGAGATTATCAAGTTTTATCCCAATTGTGCAATTTTTACtgttgaaatatatctttcattGACAATAGTTTTTGAACAAATGAGTCGTTTTCTCATGTTTTAGTCTGTGCAATGGTGATTTGAACTTTATTATTAGTGGTGAGTTTAGGAAGATTTGTCTGATACATTTGTGCTTGAATGTTGTGCCCTAGTTCGCCTTTTGGGATTTGATTTCAATTGAATTTTTATACGCTTTCTTTCTTTCTGATGTGGTTTCATCTCCCTGAGCTTGTGGTGAAGCAGGAATACTTGATATTTGTGCCGCTTTGATGTTTGATCGAACTTTTTTGAACATTTTTTCTGTCAAAGTTTATCGATTTGTAATGAAAATTGGTATAATCAAAATGGGATTGATTGATAGATCAGTCGTAATGAACCTTGATTGCAAACATAATTGAATCGTTTCTAATCATGTTTACTTAAACTTATAAATGtgacaaatttataatttttaaaatggtaATAGTAacaatatttacattttgcttGTCAAtcaatttgcattttttttattacaaggGTCTTGGTCTCAATTTAgtttttctgatttttttttaataaaatattttgttagACATAATTATAATTTCAACGATTTATTAGGcataaaattgaaactttaaaatCTAAAAGATGTGTTTTAAAGATATAGACTAGatagttataaatttaaaaatccagggacttattaaataattttttatgtaatatatcgaaatttttttgtttcgaaaattataataattttttatgtaatatttaaatagatacaaattattttcatggggtaaatttatatttaagtttattttttaaaatttgagaaatatatGTTTGGCAAAATAAggaaagagaattcttatatttttttaaatcgaTAGTATTACATAATCGAAACCTATTGAATGGTTAAAATCTGTACTTTTCAGCttggtttattttaatatatgtaattgtatttatttatatattgaatttaaCCACCCTAACTTTTCAACTACACCAGaacaatcaaatattttaatagaaattttagttattattgttTTCACTACGAAAtgcatattaatataaaaaaaaattaatggctaatacatttgattttgaataccTCAtttgaagtaaaagaaaaaaaaagaaaaatcaagtaAAACcgatgtttattaatttttacgTAGATTGGTCAAAATATCTTTTAACcgttaaaatatatttcaactATGGCTCTACTTtgtaaaatttcattttttattcttttctttgaaattattaaaaaaatttgttaaacTAAAGGGTAAAAATGGACGTGATAgcttttatgtaaaaattagtAGATGCAAAGTGTTGTTAACATTCAATTATATAGAAAATTGAGTCGtgattaacatttatttcatcCCAAAAGATATCGTGAAACTcatttatataatcaatttttgtacATCAATTATCTCGTCAATTTACATGAATAATGTTATAAATGATATCacatactttcaaatttgtctCAATTTCCATCCGATTTCAATGGAAAagaaacttttcaaatatattgttgAAACAAAGTTCAcatttcaaagataaaaatgaaaatttctaaAGTTTAGGGACATAATTGAAACTTGCTCCAAATTCGAAAGTATTATAAAAACCAACAAATAGATAGGGTCAAGTTTACAAAACCGTAgtgaaaattggtgtaatcaGAACAAGATTTCATTGTTGGATGAATTGTAATAGACCTGAATCACAAATGTAATTTGATTGCTTTTGATCGCATTTATcttaaattatgaatttgtcacattttattgttattgttactgTTATCGTTACTACTTGACCCTAACAATAATAGTAACTATAATAGTGACAATAACGGTAACAATAAATGTGGCTCCCACGTAATTTTCAACCGTAATCCAATTCAGCACGCTTCATTCCTCAATTAGATTACTCGATTTGATTCGAATTTCAAGACAAGTCCCACATCTCATTATGATTATGGAAAACAGATAAACAACAACAAGAATAACTGGAGTCCACTTTTTACATTACTATTAATGGATTACCGTCTAAACGTGGTCtaactttaaaatgttttaactagaaaagaagaaaaatatcaacaaaTGTTATCTTAAAAGAGAAGGCAAGTTTGTTATAAATTATCCCTCACAAGTCATAGAAGTAAACTTGTTGATTACGTTTGAGTTTCACTTTCACATGACAATGACTTCCCAACAACTCCTCCCTTTGCCTCTTTGGCCCTCCAAATCTTTCTCATCCGACAGACACAAACTCAATACCTCTCTACTTCCAAAGGATGTCTCCAACCAATGCCTACCAATGTTCCATTGACTGCCCCATAACTCGAAAACCCGTACCGATTCGATTCGGAAGAGTATAGTTTGCACTTAGTTGACATTttcaactattataacctacaatCAGCTACAgtgtaattattttaatttttttttattataatgtttatttattgtTGCTCATCGTTATTTGTTACAGTGTTTATTATTTCCTAACTAGATTACAATAGTTTACATccaaaatacaaactattataacctacagACTATTATAATAACtacaaactataataaccaactcaataCTCCATATACCCTCTTAAAGTTTCCAATCGTCTTACTAGATATGTTTTCATTTGAATATATGCCACATTTTTTAAGATCTAGTAGAGAGTAGAgataagttttttttagtacaataggaATTGAGAGATTTGAATCATTTTTGGCCGAGAGTAGATAAGTTAGCACTAAAGAAATGTGTCGCAAAAGAAAACTATCAATATTAGATATATTATTCAATCGTGTATTGAGAAATTTGACCATATAATAGGagtcatataaaaaatattaggataaatatcaatttattccTTACTTTAAGATTGTAACAATTAAAACtttgaactaataattgtattaatttgaaCCCTGAATTTT contains:
- the LOC120092183 gene encoding 40S ribosomal protein S2-4-like, which encodes MAERGGFGRGFGGRGRGGGDRGRGGRRRAGRRDEEEKWVPVTKLGRLVKEGKIQSLEQIYLHSLPIKEHQIVDTLIGPSLKDEVMKIMPVQKQTRAGQRTRFKAFVVVGDGNGHVGLGVKCSKEVATAIRGSIILAKLSVIPVRRGYWGNKIGKPHTVPCKVTGKCGSVTVRMVPAPRGAGIVAARVPKKVLQFAGIEDVFTSSRGSTKTLGNFVKATFDCLLKTYGFLTPEFWRETRFTKSPFQEHTDLLAKPTVKALLLEDPDRVTA